Sequence from the Clupea harengus chromosome 20, Ch_v2.0.2, whole genome shotgun sequence genome:
TCATCTCGTCCTATATACCAGATCTGTGGGAGGATCTAGCTAGTTAATTAGCCAGTGTGCTACTTTGAAAGAAATGTGCTGTCCGTGCATGCTAGTGTAATGACATGTTCTCAAAGTATTTTAATATGGAAGGGTGAGAAAGGGTGCAGATTTTGGCCAAATTCTTTTGAGTGTAAAGGGGGGGATAGATTCTCCGTCttacaggcactcacacacatgcacacatgggaCTGGGCGGCACTGggataaggacacacacaggagattcTTTAAGGAGCTAATATAGGTCAGATCTGCTATACTGCAGCAGCAAAATGTCATCTCCAGAGAACTTGAAAGCAAACCAAATATCGCAGGAATTTCATCTCTGAACTCCAAGCTACctagatacacaaacactcattcacacacaaacagattatCCTATTTGTTTTCGAACCAGACCAGATCCtcctctatttatctatctctctgtgtctgtctgtccctctctcccctccctccctctctcgttaCTTAGGCATGGTAGTGCTTACGATGAGAGGAGTAAGCAGGTCATCCTGCAGGTCATCCGTAGATTAAGCATAATGCCGTACCTCTCAGGTACTTGACCACGCTTGAAGAAAAAGTGAGGGCAACAACACTGAACGGACtgggattatttatttatatatttattttgacaCGTCCATATTGCAGCTGTCAGAACTACAGGTGATTGTATGCCAGATAAGCCATGGGTTTAAAATACACAGTCCCTGTTTAATGAGTCATGCTACTCTAATGCTACACTGTCTGTTTCTtcctgtacctgtgtgtgtatttgggcaaTATACTGTGGATGTAATGTACTACAATGTCATTATAATGCTCTGTATTAATACATCTGAATGTTGGTTTGTATGATCATTTAACCCCCactgtgtctgcgtgcgtgttcCAGgcgggatggagagagaaccacGCCACGTTCATGAGCGAGCTGAAGAACCTGCAGGCGTCGGGGCTCACCACCATGGGTCCGGCCCTCCGCTCGGCCTTCGACCTGCTCAACCTCAACAGGCTGGCGTCTGGCATCGACAACTATGGCCAGGTACATCAACGTGGTCAAATGGCTCACTGCAGACCTTTACCAGCTCTACACTTATCAATTAACATactacatacatgtatacacaataCTATAAACAATACTATATTTTTAGCCATAAGCAGACATTATTTTGTGTAAATAATATAAACGAACCTAGACGTTTCAGCTTCAAGTCCTGTAGCTCTTTACAATTAGAAGTAAACAAGTAATTCTAGTAAAAAAGCAGCATCATGGGGAGTAAACATCACTAATTAAAATCCTTTCAGCTTCTAAAGTCATTAgttttaaagttttaaaatgAGACTTCTGACTGCACCACAAAATAAAAACCTAATATGACCAGGTCCCTTCTGGGCAGGGAATATGAGCTTCTTGTCCATTACCTCCAcaatttctcactctctctctcccccctgtcaGTGTGCATCCTTTATCATCCATTGTTCCCTCGCACTCCCAGTCTGAAAGCATGATGGATTAgatagggggaggggggttgggggttgggggtcagTCTCGCGTAGTATAGCGCAGAGGACGTATGTAAATCCACTTACTGTctcctggcagagagagagagagggagagagagcgggagcgggagagagcaGGCTTGCCCTGACCCCTACAGCACACACTGGGAGCCTGGATCAGTCCCTCTCTGAGCTGTTCCCTGTCACAGAACTACCAGTAGGGAGCTTTGAGATACATGAAAGACAGTCTCAGAACTCCAGTGATGTTTGACATCATGGAATATCTCAGCTGAAGGTTCTTTTAAACTATCAAGTAGAAGCAGAAGCCCTGCAGCATAGAAGGCTGAGCAGAGCACTCTTGGAACAAAATGAAGGAGTGGGGGTAACAaacacatgctgacacacagagagttctATTCTGTGTAGAATTTAGCCTTGGCTCACACTGCCTGTTCCAGTGTTACACAATCTTCAGGCCCTTCTGGTCTGGTCAGAGAATGGTGGTCGGAAAGCAGACCCTCTCCGGAGGGTAGCTGGAAGCAGGAGTGGGAACGCAtggtgtgttcagtgtgctcaGTTGACGGAAagtctttcctttcttttctcttttcttttttctttcctctttttctctttttctctcagggCCGGAATCCCTTCTTCCTGGAGCCAGCGGTGATCATCACAATCACAGATGGGAACAAGCTGACGCACAGCTCAGGTGTATCTGAAGAGGTGAGAGGTCACGGCGCTCGACCCTTTCTTTCCGTCGGCCTTCAAACTAAATCTATTTTGTTCAGACAATAACGCGCACAAATGACACTTTGAGCTATGTCCTTTGAGCTGAACCAGAAATGTTTAATATTCTTATCGTAACAGGGTTTAATAGCGGCATGCATGTGTTATTGGcgacgttcgcgttgtcatgttaatctattaataaacttagcatatcgattgttaaacAGACTGGCCGAttgtttaacaaactggccgataaccgaTGCAGCTACGCTAGTTTTCTTAAAGTTATGACTGGCACCAACGTGTTTTTATCAGTGGCTGACGTCCATGTAGTTGTATTatgtaatgtactgtattttggGGTGATGAGGTCCTTGTAGAGGCCAAAGATGGACTGTGAATTGCTGAACATATGTCTTGTTTTTCCTGTGGGAAAGTGCACTTACCTATCTGGCCTCCCTCTTCCCCCAGCTGCACCTCCCTCTGAACTCTCCGCTGCCGGGCAGTGAGCTGACCAAGGAGCCGTTCCGCTGGGACCAGCGCCTCTTCGCTCTGGTGCTGCGTCTGCCCGGCGCGGCCATGCCCGAGAACGAGCAGCTGGGCAGCGTTCCCACCGACGAATCCGCCATCACTCAGATGTGTGAAGTTACTGGAGGTACCACGGCACCTGAGCTCTTTGCTTCTCTGCTTCAGatagatctacacacacacacacacacacacacacacacacacacacacatgccctcacacacactcattcaggtTATCACACACATGTTAACTACACTTATATCACCAaaatatgtgtgtacacatgcacacttgcacacagacacaaacttacCCATCATGCACAAAGTCAcctttatacacacacttagtcacacacattgacatgtgtgcacacacacacacactcttgctgttaataatgctcacacacacagacctttttCACATACTCAAAACGGAGCATACCTGTGAATAtttaacacaacacacccacacagaaacatacacatgcacttgAATACACaggcacccccacacacacacacacacacacacatacttgctcCAGTGCCGTTTAAACCCTACTGCATGCTTGCCAAAGCTGTTTCCAGTGTGTTAAGTAATGCAGAGCAGAGATGCTTCCATGAGGGAAGGTCAGAGGAATGAGTCGGCGTGCAGAGCGGAGATAAACACCTCATGCAGCAGCAATGGGcatgtttgacacacacacacacgagccccATGTGCTCATGACTATGAGAGGTGGCTATTGAAGTGACTGCACGTGGACCTTTTCTTTCGTCCCTGGTTTTTcattcttctttttcctctaccccccccccccccctctatctttctactgctctctccttctccttctctttctcaggcCGTTCGTACTGTGTCCGCACTCAGAGAATGCTCAACCAGTGTCTGGAGTCGCTGGTCCAGAAGGTTCTGAGCGGTGTGGTGATTAATTTTGAGAAGACGGGGCCGGACCCCCCTGCGTTAGGAGAAGGTAGGCAAAGTTGTCAGCAGTCAGAGGCCTTGACAGTGATGTATCTCACAGAGCACCTTGAACTCTCAGAGCTGGCTGGGTAGCTTGTAAGAATATATGTGTTCGTTTATGCAGAGGAAGGGAATGTCCACTTAGCATTTGGGTTTTGGGGTGGAGTTGCAGAGAGGCTTTTAGATATTTAtggcctctttctttctctctctttctctctctctctctctctctctgtgtctctctctctgtctctctctccctgcagatgGGCTGGTTGATCCGAGTCGGTCCGTGTCGTCCTTCAGTCCGCAGCCCTGGCACAGCTGCCACAAGCTCATCTATGTGCGTCCCAACCCCAAGACGGGGGTGCCCGTGGGCCACTGGCCCATCCCCGAGTCCTTCTGGCCCGACCAGAACTCGCCCACTCTGGTGAGCGCCGGTGCCCGCTCGCCCCGCTGGTTTATTCTTATTACACTCAGTCAGACCTGTCACCAGCTATTAGCATGAAAACCGCTCAGCCCAGTCGCctgttgttgtctgtgtgatCGTGCTGAcctatgggaaatgtagttctcTAAACTGATTCCAGGGGAAGTCAAAGTATGCCTCACTTGCAGTTAGCAGCATCTTACCATTTCAATGAAACCAGATGTTCCAGGAAACAGACACTACTCTCACTTTCCTTAAAGTTGCCTTACCTGGGAGACTGGCGTACttacatacaagcacacaccgtcacacaccgtcactcatggacacaccgtcactcatccacacacatggacacactgtcccttcctcctcttctctgtcgTCATGCCAACCCTCTCTTCTGCTACCTAACATCTGGGCCGAGTGAGGCTTCAGAGGAGCCCATTTGGCTGTGTGTAGTGCACTGAGATGAGCGCATAGAACATTAGGAACACCTATCTTTAGGGACGCTCCCGTCTACCCTCCACACGGCGTCATCTGGTCAGGGTGGGGACTCTTACAGGGTATTAATCATGTTCCTCGGGGAGGCTGGCCACCGGCCTCCAGCTCAGGCGCTCATCTGTCAGCTGCATTTCCTTCGGGTGGTGGACAGTTTGTGGTGCTCACAAGACCGCCCGAGCCTCCGTGATCATGCACCCCTGTAATAGCTTCGGCCTTTTGTTAACTCATCAGCCGAAAGGCACACGTGCACCAATCGTGCTTCAGTCTAATCATGTCCCAGAAGTGTAGAGTTCACATCCCCTCGCTTCATTTACTCTGATCAAAGAGACTTCAGGCCTGATATCAGGCAGGGATCATGGCTCTCTCCTGAACACCCTGATCAGTCTATTTCatggagagagccagggagGGGCTTTAATGACTTGTACACTCAATTCAAGCGCCTTCCCTTGACCTCGTTTTCTGCCAACCATATGATTTCCTTCCTTGACTTCTTTCCACCGTCCTCCAGAGTGTATGAAACTGAAATGCACAGTGGGCGGGAGCAGAAGCTCTTGTTCCTGTTGTTTGagaattttgtattttttttttatagacttTGTTTTTAGCGTGGGTATTTTCGAATGTCAGAGCTTGAAAGGaattttgtgtgtgctgttccgCTGCCGTGGGATAAGTGTGTGGGCACGGCTTTAGGGTTTAACGTAATGGCTGGTTCTGCAGAGCTGTGAGAGGGGAATCCAACGCCCCTGACTTAACATGTACAGATTTTATTTTTGGGGCCAATGGGCtaaaacatacacaacacatacaggtCCTACTTTTGAATGTCAGTCAAGTAGTCTGTACAGCCATCCTTATTTAACATCAGTGTCTGGTcctaagtgttgtgtgtgtgtgtgtgtccgtgtctgtctgtctgtctttctgtctgtgtgtctgtgtgcctgtgtgtgtgtgtgtgtatgtgtttgtgaatatgtgcatccaagtatgtatgaatgtgtgtgttcgaaCAGCTTGTGTTGTCATGTGCCTGGGACGAGTTAGGGGGGGGGTCTTCCTCTACCCAACTGGGTCCATGCTTCATTACCTCAGTCTCTTCTCTAACACAGGCCATATTGATTGTATACCATCATTGTCAAATGCTAATGGGCCAACCTCTTGCCCTGTCCCCTTTGCCCCCTGGCAGCCGCCACGCTCCGCCCATCCGGTGGTCCGCTTCTCCTGTGTGGATTGTGAGCCCATGGTGATCGACAAGCTGCCCTTCGACAAGTACGAGCTGGAGCCCTCGCCCCTCACTCAGTACATCCTGGAGAGGAAGTCGCCACACATGTGCTGGCAGGTAGGGTCCATGTTGTCAACACAGACTTAATAACATGTACTATTTTATTATTGTGACTAGGTAAACCCCTTGAACTGTGTGCAGAAGTACTCAGAGGTGCTTACAAGAATATGTTGGAAATTTTCGTCTGTGACGGTGTTCCAGGGTTATGTGTGGTTTGCAGATTTGCCTTTAATGACTGTGCCAGAGCAAGCCTGTTCAGCAGGTGTTGCAAATAGAAAATAACCACTTGGCACAAACACAACTGAAGGGGAAGAGATTTAAGATGAGTTCCACCCATGTTCTATTTTAGGCagatcaaaataaataattctgtTCATAGCTTCTGTTCACGTTCTGTTGATGACCTCCGTCAGGAAGCATTTAAATGCTACGATGACATAATGTCCGGAACATTAACCCTGCACCAGTTTGGAATATCTGATGGGGTGAAAGTCTGCGGTGCACCTTGGAAATTTGGAATACTTCCACATGACTCTGGAGCAGATCAAAGGGCATGGAGACATGACCCAGATCGACCCATAAACCAAACACATGACGGTGCCCTTTAAGTTGGCGCACACGGCAGCCAGACGTAGAGTGGGCACAGTGGAATGTGCTGGAGGTACCACAGGACCACCGTAACAAGCAGGAGAATGGGAAGATGTGACCCGGTTAGCAGCCAGACTCTTTAAGCATCATGAGCTCAGTGAACCCACAGGAGGGGCACTGAGGGAGGCTCATCTCTGGAAAGCAGCCGCCCCCCTCCCTGGTTGCCCCCGGAGACCGCATGTTTAGCTGGAgtgctggatggatggatgggggtGGGAGGCTGGGGAGGCTGGGGAGGGGGACATATTTAGCAGGAGCGTCTCCAGAGGGGCATCCTGGAGTAACGAGGCATAGaggcagcgcagcgcagcgcagatAGATCCCTGAGGCAGCGCCGGGCTGTttgctggctgtgtgtttggttgAATGCTAAGTGAAACTGTGGGGTTAAAAGAGTGTGGATCTTCACTATGTaaccccatctctctgtgttcctctgtcgctctctctcgctctctccccctctctatctatctatctctctctctctctctctcgctctcgctctctccccctctatctatctctttttcgATGTCTCAGGTGTTTGTGAACTGTAGTGGGAAGCACAGCGAGCTGGCTCACCCTTTTGGTTACCTGAAAGCCAGCACCACACTCACCTGTGTGAACCTCTTCGTCATGCCTTACAACTACCCTGTCCTGTTGCCTCTGCTTGGTACGTGTTCAACTGCACACCCGCGCACGAGTCACTTTAGCGCACCTGACACGCACATGGAGAAGGCTAAAGAAAGTTTGAAAAAAGGGCTTCAAGTTACACTATTGCATTACACTGAAAGTTGGTAGTGGAGCTTTTGGGGCTCACCAGGACATGGTGGAGACTTAAACACATGAAGAGATGGTGTTTTGTAGGATAACATATGGGTTTGTTTGAGGGAgagggttgggttgggttgtgtgAAGGCAGTAAAATATGCGAAGCTCCTTCCTTAGCATGTCTTGGTCTCTTGTTTCCTTTCTCACCGTCTCTCGCGAAACCTCTCCCAACAGACGACCTGTTCAAAGTGCACAAGCTGAAGCCGAACCTGAAATGGCGACAGGCCTTTGAGATCTACCTGAAGTCCATGCCACCGTATTTCCTATTGGTAAGACTGTGCGTAGTCATTTGCTCTGAATAATATCTGTTTATGAGAACCACAGGGCTAAGAATATAAACTTGtatgaagtatttttttttaaacaggtaGGATTTTGTAAGCACTTATAAGGATGTTATGGCTTTGGTGATATTCTTCACTGACACTACTTGCATGTTCTTCCATCTCATCTGTCATGTAGCCCTTGAAGAAGGCACTGAGGATGATGGGAGCTCCGAATCTAATATCAGACAACATGGACTGTGGCCTGAGCTACAGCGTCATCTCCTACCTGAAGAAGCTCAGCCAACAGGTAAGTCCTGCAGACACAGTCCAGCTCAGCACGCTCCAGCCAAGACTACTTTTATTGACACTGACAGGAAAGCAGTCAGAGGAAACTTTCAGAACAAGACAAGCCAGCAGGGATCTATTATTTATTGTATCTGCAAGAAGCACATGAAACGAATGTGGAACAACAGCAGTTACATGAAAAGAAACAGGACTTGACTTGTATTTTCTTGGATTAGCTGTTCTTTGGTTAACTAGACCCTTTTCGTTTCACAGGCCAAAATTGAGTCGGACCGTCTGATTGCGTCGGTGGGCAAGAAGCCCCCTCAGGAAACGGGCATCAAGGTGAAGAACCACTCCAGTGCCCTGTCGTTGGCACAACGCCACGAGTTCAAACAGCTGCTCCAGGGTATCACCGGGGAGATGCCGCTCCGCCTCGGCGAAATCAACTTCAAAGAGTTCGCCGGCTTCCAGATTGCACTTCTCAACAAGGTACCACCGCCAGGCCATCGATACAATATTAACACCAgagattgtgtttttttggggtCAAGATCGATTTGGCAGAGGGGAACATGAAAGCACTGTCAGAATCAAGAGGCCCTTTGAACATTAgtcataaataaaaaatgttttcccttattacctttttttctccctctattTCCTGTAAAGGATCTGAAGCCCCAAGCCTATCGGAATGCCTATGACATTCCAAGACGGAACCTTCTGGACCAGGTGACCCGCATGCGCTCCAACCTTCTGAGGACAACCCAGAAGCTCATTAGGGGACAGGATGAAGGTAGGCAATTACAAAAACTGAGGAGAtccaaaacatacacatttactgTTCACTAATATCCACCTTCACTGAAGTCAAGTTAACATTTTTCATTATCATTGCACAAAGCAAGTTTACTCAGTTCTTGAAAAAGCTATTTGAATGTCCTACCTTTACTGATAACTTATCCTAATGACATCAGGCCCTCACAGTCAGTTTTGATGGTGCGTATTACGAGTGAGTATATTTCCATTACCACGAGGAAGGACAAAGGACCAACATTCCTGTTATTACGTTTTCAGTTTCAAAGCACTCTAATGGAAGGTGTTCACACAGAAAAAGTAATCTTTTGAAGACAAATA
This genomic interval carries:
- the ints6l gene encoding integrator complex subunit 6, whose protein sequence is MPILLFLIDTSASMNQRTYLGTTYLDIAKGAVEIFMKLRARDPASRGDRYMLVTFDDPPYGVKAGWRENHATFMSELKNLQASGLTTMGPALRSAFDLLNLNRLASGIDNYGQGRNPFFLEPAVIITITDGNKLTHSSGVSEELHLPLNSPLPGSELTKEPFRWDQRLFALVLRLPGAAMPENEQLGSVPTDESAITQMCEVTGGRSYCVRTQRMLNQCLESLVQKVLSGVVINFEKTGPDPPALGEDGLVDPSRSVSSFSPQPWHSCHKLIYVRPNPKTGVPVGHWPIPESFWPDQNSPTLPPRSAHPVVRFSCVDCEPMVIDKLPFDKYELEPSPLTQYILERKSPHMCWQVFVNCSGKHSELAHPFGYLKASTTLTCVNLFVMPYNYPVLLPLLDDLFKVHKLKPNLKWRQAFEIYLKSMPPYFLLPLKKALRMMGAPNLISDNMDCGLSYSVISYLKKLSQQAKIESDRLIASVGKKPPQETGIKVKNHSSALSLAQRHEFKQLLQGITGEMPLRLGEINFKEFAGFQIALLNKDLKPQAYRNAYDIPRRNLLDQVTRMRSNLLRTTQKLIRGQDEDYLHSIPVGQMGNYQEYLKMMPSPLREIDPDQPKRLHTFGNPFKQDKKGMMIDEADEFVTGPQNKKRGNSGDPNSGAAPKRRRSMSPLLRRPQTPPIITNHVVSKGAPGAQGQQGLIKPIPLLKGVEGNSVLGTESNGDRGPVPEPNDGWSGGEDDGPAGVSLDESGGESPSDSGEERLEMDEQLGEDGLDGLDGLDERPSDHQQNCEGMSPPDQEGATDGSIGESAPGTVIMIPLDGSNAELRTRVIKEVRKPGRNFETIFRLLEEVKGPVSVQRYFIHHAIKEAARFKKRVLIQQLETALEEMEEKQMLPQRVNNNIHGR